The DNA region catacctcgctaacccactaatcgagattcgtagtataccccacaggcCTTCTGtttttaaagggtcactgcaccctaaaatagattttttgagttgttgattgattgaaaatactcataagtggtgaactgtactactaccagggttaatattgacaaaaatcgtgtttctcgacaaaagtaacatttcgtctgattttgtattggaaatattgctctctcgcgcatactaccgtttgaaaacatgccatggcatgttggtccaaaatactattggaatgctgacgttgtcctgcacttctagtccgacactacgtcaccgggtcgttacaaattaggactgaaacgccccaacacctgctgccctgataagccatgtctgcagcactcattccaaaattgacacgaaatcaccatggttgattggttgcagcagtgctgcactctctctccaaatttcagaacgtctcgcccattttgaaagccgttttcagaaatgtgaagtgggtggagttatggggtgaagtgactctttaaaaaaGTTTGCACACCTCTGCCTCCTGGATGACAAAGGGAGGAGTCggggaggtgggaggagaaAGGAAGACTGCTGGTGACTGTCCTCAAACCGGGCATAACATGCATTGAGTCTATCAGGAAGCTCATACAGTAGATACCTCATAGTTATTTCAAGGGATGTGGGGAGGGGCTACGAGAAGTAAAAGTGAAGATCTGTGATCACGTAGTCCATGCTGCTGGACAGCACAGAATAGAACTCATGCCAACATCAATATTATGCACTTTTTAGAATCACAGTAATCAGCCCAGCCTCAAAATGTTACTGAGAATTATCCTGATCCTCCCGATTACCGCTGCATTTGCGACCAGATAGTTCCCTTTCACCACATAATATGATatatgtttttttgtccttAGGTTTGGGTGCAGCAAAGTCAAAACTGAAAAAGAAGCTCAAAAAACAGTTGAGAACCAAGTTTTCTGCTGTACATCAAGACAATAAACTTCAAAAGAAAAATCTTGACGATATTTATACCGATCTTTACATTGTTGAGGGCTGCACAGGTGGggtcaacacaacacacgaAGTGTCGACAGTTAACATGAGAGAAATTGGGAGAAGTTCAAGCTTAGACAAGCATGTTCAGtgggaaaacatgttcaccgACAGGAAGACAACAAATCTTTTGACTTTGGGAATTGCTGGTGTGGGGAAAACAGTTGCAATGCAGAAGTTTGTTATGGATTGGACTGAAGGAAAAACAAATACAGACGTtgactttgtttttgttcttctgTTTCGAGAGCTGAACTTCTTAAGAAAAAACTACACATTTCTTGAACTCCTCCTTGAATTCTACACTGAACTGACAGATTTGAGAGATATCCTGCAATTCACTGAATGCAACATTATTTTTGTCCTTGATGGTCTGGACGAAAGCAGGCTCACGCTTAAATTTGAAGAGTGCATTAGTGAACTCGATAAGAAGTCTTCTGTGGACATCCTCATGGCAAGTCTCATTAAAGGCAAGGTACTGAACTCTGCACACATCTGGGTTACAACCAGACCAGCAGCGGCCAGTCTGATCCCAGATGAGTGCTTCAACACGGTGACAGAGGTGCGGGGATTCAATGATGACCAGAAAGATCAGTTCTTTCACAAGAACATAGACAATCCTGAGAAAGCTGATGAACTCATTCTTCATATCAAGAAGAATAAAAGCCTCCACATCATGTGTCACATACCAGTATTCTGCCGGATTATAGCCAGTGTGGTAGATGAAATACTGGCAGAtcagagcaaagaaaaaaaaggcaaaactttgacagaaacatacacacagtattGTGTGTCTCATATGAAACGAATGAATGACAAACACTTGGACAAGAACAAGATGAtgagtgaaaagaaaaaaggacagTTTCTCATTAAACTTGGGAAACTGGCATTCAACCATCTGGAAAAAGGCACTCTGATATTCTATGAGAAAGACTTCCAAGACTGTGGTATTGATGTCAAGTCTGGAGCAGTGCAGGCTGGAGTTTGTACAGAGATTTTCAAAGAGGAGTATGCTGTAGCTGAACAGAAAATATTCAGCTTTGTGCACCTAAGTGTACAAGAGTTCTTGGCAGCTCTTTATGTTCTGCACAAAAATGCAACTTGTTATTTGAGAAACCGCATCCCTGACACATGGAGGAAGACGGACCACTGGCTGTATTCACCCTCAAGGTTTGACCTTTACCAGATTGCTGTGGACAAGGCCCTGCAGAGCCAGAATGGACATTTGGATCTTTTTGTCCGCTTCCTCCTTGGCCTGGCTCCAATGTTAGAGCCTCAAATCAGGTTCCCCCTGAATAAGCTGTTGCCACAGTTAGCAATCAGAGAAACAAGCATCGAGAACACAGTTCAATACATAAAAGAAGTGATCAAGAGAGACTACCCACCAGAACGGACCATCAACCTCTTCCACTGTTTGAATGAGCTTGGGGACAACTCATTGGTTGAGGAGATCAATGGGTAATGACCACAATCCATTTTCTATTTGAAGGTTTTGGCAAAGAGCATAAGTAGGATATCATGATGTTGAAGGAAATTTGTGAGTGCTACAATAGTTACCTTCCACACTAATCAatagaactggctacaccagacgcgagaGTGGTGTGAACTTTCTAAAAATGAGAAAGTTCAAATAACAATTTGTATTTTAAAAAAGATTTGTATGCTCTGCTAATTAAATGCTTCAGGCTACCAGGATTAATATATTAAGTCTGGATTAATGCATAGACCTGTAAGTGTTCAGTTGAGTaaaatgtttattattttgatGAATATGGAAGACCCATAGGGAGGGGTTTTAAAAGGCGAAAAATCAGTAGGCTACTATTCaatcttcattttaatgatttagTGTTGATTCACAAAATTCTAAAATTAAATATTCTAATTACCTGCAGTCCTATTCCTTTGTCCGTGGAAGTGTGAATAAATAGTCAATTATATTGGGGTAAAGTCTCAATAACATACCATTATAGATGGTCCGGTCCCTTgtacaatgtaggcctacagcaataTTTTCTGAGAATCTAATTCATATCCAAACAATCCATAGACTATGAATACTTATGGTATCAAGTATCAACTTCATCTCTCAGATTCAGAATATATTtcatgtgtgtaggcctacctagcACATTTCTGAATAATGTCCTGAATATTGTTTACCTATGTATAATTGACTTGTTGTCTTAAATGATACCCAGGTACATAAACTCAGCAGATGAGAATAAGAACCTGACTCCAGCCCAGTGTTCAGCTCTGGCTTATCTGCTGCTCATGTCGGCTACAGACATGGAGGAGTTTGATCTGAAGAAGTTCCTGAGATCAGAGGAAGGGCTCCACAGAATGCTCCCTGTAGTGATGGTCTCAAGGAGAGTTTGGTGTGTAAACCTGTGTTAACATTAATGATGTAGGACCTTAACCAACTGGCTAAGATGTTCATTTCTCAGCACTGGGTGTTGTTCAGGGTGTATGAATATCAATGAAAGTATTCCAATTGTAATAGTATACCAGTGACATGCAGTAGGTGGACAAGCAGAACCAACCTTAACTTTTAAACAGGCCGAATCAGTGTCCTCTCCCTAAAGAAAGCTGTAAAGTAATGGCATCTACAGTACCCTAAAAGGGACACCTGCATTAGCTGTCTTTACATATGTTTTTTAACAGGCTGAATCAGTGTCAACTCACTAAAGCAAGCGGTAAACTGTTAGCATCAGTGCTACAAAGgacaccttcccatctgagagaactggacatgagtgacaatgaccttCAGGATAAAGGAGTGGACCCGCTTTTTGAAGCACTTGGAGATCCACAGTGCAAGCTGGAGATACTGAGGTCAGTTATGAGCCATATACGATGTCATAAACGTAATAGCTGATAGACATAATAGTAATTCAGTTTATATGAAACAGACGAAACAAAAACAGGAAAGAGGCACAGAGAACACTGCATCAGTTGTGTTTATGTACAGAAGTGTTCTACTTTGTATACGTGAACTAATAAGAAGAATTGGTATATATCTACTGTTAGTAAAAGTGTTTAGGTAACACTTTCTGTGAAGATCATAGTCATTTATAATTATTTATGCACAATATAATGTCATCGTAAATCATTAGAATAATTTGTATGATCATTTCCCAACAAGCATGCATGAGACTCAGTGTTCGAAATTAAGCTTTAACTTCATTCTGTGAAATCAATAATGGCCTGTTCAGacaacatgttttctttttttgtctttcacaatTATTGAGTAGTCTGTACACAGACCATAGGGAATGTTTCCGCGTTATTATTCACCAAAAGTTTTCAGAATAATCAAAACGTCAAAACTCTTACCGATTAGCCTAGAaatattcacatactgtattatgcACCTAATTTACCAACTGGAATTtagtaaaacatttatttcttacGGCTAAAACACCTCAGCCAACATGTCACAATTATGCCAAGTGATTTTCTCAATGCAGTGAGCTCCCTCTTCTGTCAGACAGAAGCAGGGAAAAACATGACAACTTACCCGTCCCCCCAAACCTGCAGTATTTGTAGATGCCCCCAAAGACCTGTGAATCACAACAATACTCCAGTGCTTTGATTTTGCAGCCAAAGGAGAGATTTGTTATCTTAGCCAAGCCGAGGGGGCAAACGTCCTCTTTTAGCGACCAGCCAAGAAAAAAGCCCTTTAACCCTTACTGGAAGTAGTTTATTTTTCAAGATCAAAAGTGAAACatgaaaaataagaaataaaagtGAATTACTATATGAAAAGCAGAAGAAAATAATCCAATGATCAATGAACAGACTCAGAACCAAAAGGGGTCCAAACGCTCATACTCTGGGGAAAACCCCTTTCTTCATATGCATCCTTATCTATATGGTATAGTACCTCATGCTCGTGTCTGATTGGCAGTTTTTCTTAACAAATCTTTCAGACTGTCAGGTGATCTGACCGTGCTATGACCCCAACAGAAAACTTTATTGTCTGCAACAGTTACACTTGTTTTCTGTGTATTGTTCCCTTACAATACTGTATTTCTGAGTGTTTCTCTGATATCTGTCTGGTGCTAAGCGTGTCGAACAGTCTATCCACAAGTGTTCAcacaagcatactgtatgtcagtgatAATGTGAATAATGCGAAATGTTACCAGTGTTTCATTCTGTTGGAAAGAGTCTGAGTGCAAACGCTGTTATGCCTGCATCTGCATTCTCACAAGCATGGTTGATGCTACAGTAGGTGGAGCATATCATACACTCTCCTTTCTTACTTTGCTTAGTTTTCATTTCTGTTGTGTCCTCACTGTATGACGTATGAGATACAAAAAGTCTCATTCCATTACAGTTCATCCTTTGTTTCTGTGAACAGGTCAAGGTGATCGATAGAtcctgagggccagatgtactaacgttttgcgcccatttcaggcgtaacgtgcgcgtataaacatggggaggatatgtacaaaaaggccgcaatgagagaaaagCGCAGACTGCCtaccgtgggagctgagaatggctatttgcgcttttccgtgtcatgcatattaattcctgggcggatcagctgaaaatgggtgtaacgcgcaagtacaggggaggagaggtgctaatagcgattgattaaacGATTGATTGCGGAAAAACGTTTCgagtcagctgaatcaatattcagagcaccagttttcttcattatactatgtcaaaagcaaccttaaagggacacttcaccgattagcattaagctttgtatctttagaaaaccaatcatgtttttgaatgggcgtgcatcattcccccagtttgccttgagatgggagaaatatggatttcaatgttggacttcctgctttcaatgatgtaaaactCATCATTTaaacatcattgaaagcaggaagtcctattcatgggtttcactgaaatccgtatttctcccatctcaaggcaaactgagggaatgatgcacgaccattcaaaaacatgactggttttctaaagatacaaagcttaaagatgcactatgagatcctttttgacgtcacttctgttgacgttccataaacactaaaacaaaacaaacgcaaggtgcgcaggattttagaatgttcCTTGTGGAGTCGGAATACATTGTTGCAAATCCGACATCAGCGTTCTATGCTTCCCCCTTCTGTCGGACTGACTGTCAGCTGAGTTTTAGCCAGCCTCTGTAACTTGCTAACTTTACCGTACCGTTCATTTGGATAACAACGAGATACACTTACTCACGTAACCTTCGGCTGTAGGATAGATTATCGAAACACGTTCTGCGCAAACATttcgttttccatgaacttgttccattaagtctaaGTAGTCAAGCTTTTAAAAACACTGCTAGCTGGTATAAAACGAGTGGAAAAGCCAGGCCACAGGCAGCCCTAGGCAAACAtaccaatgatttccatgcaaactgaaaattggacgaggagttgtgttggattaatccatttacagttagcgattacagtggcacctggaaatgatgcattcattcatgtcacgggcagacattttttggggggtgtgaggtctctgttaaACGATTTCCCCCCCTCTTAATCCCCCATAAATAGCCTATACCAGTGGCctaggtctagtgagggaaattagctttatttgttaaaaTATGACGAGGAGGATCCCAACGAATTTCCTTCCACAACATCGGAAATCCTTAAATAAACAGTCTGATAGTCTATGGCGCTGCCATATCCTACTAAACATGCCTTAAACTTCGTCAAACTATTTTATGTCCCGAATCGACTGTATGTGGCCTCGACACTTTgcgcacagtagcctaggcctagagaTAATGAAAGGGAGCGATGAGCGACATCTTTAGCCTACTGTCTATGaacgacacagcacagcagccagtTATGAAAAAGACGGATACCGTAAGACCAAGTTAACTATAAGGATACGCTAGGCTGTCGTGGTTAGTATAGGCTGTCTGTCAATATTGCAGttgagagaaataagagaaTATGGGCTACAATGAACCTATTCTCTCAAGTCAGGCGACAACGAAAGATAGGTAGGCTACAATATGATGCAATCGGATCGTTCTTAAATTAAGCTATGGCATAGGTTTCTTGCAAACGACCGCTATACAGGCATcaagcttgtgtttttttgtgccttCACAGACTGCACAACAAGCTTTCACTGGAGGCAGCATATGCGGCGTGTTTtacgattatgattatgatcacTGCTTCTTCATTACTCACAACACCTGTTCGGTCCTGTTCTGGACTCCCGTTTGAAAAGTAGGCTTATAGTGGTTGTCGTACCATTACTTGACTAAGCCTACATTATAGTGATTGGTAATGCGCCAGTGGCCGTAAACAAAGGTTAACTTAGCCTACGgatagaaaataagaaaaaagatGATAATATAACGTAGCTAAGTTAGTTTGCCTGCTAGCTAGCTTAACAGAATCTCCCAATGGGAATTGATGTGATCTATTCACCAGCgcatttataggcctacattatctgACTAAGTAAAGGCCtaggccaggggtcggcaattaagtttggcctcgggccagatattttccaagccattacatagcgggccacaagttcacaaccaaaacaatggctaatttaattaattaatatcggaggaggtaaaaatgataggcgctcttgaaatgacagagcagagacattcaagcaggctgatgtaagttaaatttgtcgactggtcattgggggcgctattactgtatatgcctgtgtctttaaaaaataaaaataaaaaccaccagaaaaacatttccacgcgttgctgttagctgtcaaaaaaatggcactatgaaaaaatctgaagagaaaagttaacagcgaaaacaggatctttaatgatgaatggacagagaactattcatcctccctaattgtattaatgcaaagcccacatgcctgatctgtaacaactaacgagggtgtctctgcatgcaaagagtacaagacggcaccacgaaactaagcatgctaatttaaaggttgcgttcctaaataacacgcacgctatgtttgaaactcgtgttttacttttcacagtatgtgcgtaaattgcctgtttgatgtcaggcctgtttaaaagaagtcgtgttttaattatcaccataagcctatgtccgttgtttgaatgacaacatgtgttttagggactagcttggaatttgagaaccagcgctgtccactgacttcatttgtttttgcatgttgtgcgttaacgctgcacctcgctgcgtgcttcttcgctcctattcagatgaaacaaatatctaagcatttagattgattgaaattcttctgttctggaaagttacgtttcaaaataaagagcatgtttgagactggcagtccgatttttaaaacgttttttcttttttcattctctggttcaaaagatctcacgggccagatgtttttgcttgcgggccgcatctggcccgcgggccgcctattgccgaccactggcCTAGGCTATTACCTCCTTATTCAGtggaaagttgaaaaataataaatcgtgcctttcacacggccagatcttGCAGTTCATTACCgtgtaaacaaaaaagaaacagctgacaacggcaaaaacagctgtttaggtgttatgattgaactgtgtctgaaatgttgcgctGTGCTTACCACAGTGGCGCGCCTGACGTCGAACTCAgagcttcattcttttgacgtaATAACTGATCAAtctggctctgttctagaatctttggtttgttattgttttggtgcACATCCTGTGCTCCTATTGTTGTTAACGTTTGTTTTGAGGAtcacagcccctgtgttgtcttttgataTCGGGTTTTTTCACATCGTATTCAGTGGACAGACAGCAAGCTGATCAAGGGGAGAAACATACGATTTGAGATACAAATGAAATCTCGCTAAGATCAagcaggatctcatagtgcacctttaatgctaatcggtgaagtgtccctttaacttttgtttgcctctgtaaaatcgtattttctctttcacgacatagcctacacttccaaatctgttagacaggcattaggctactgtaagtcatatccttatagtctacctgcagtaaatagttcacaagtatttttttaagtggattagtagaacttctaggcctactctgtctggcgctgctcattgacatctcaagtatgatcgctaaactttgattatttttaatattgcaatattcaactgcgcttgtggatcagcagctctgcacacgcaactagcgttgtagagggggcgggaacgagcggggatgaccgcagttaacgtaatgaagtgacagcttagtaaattccacacaatatagccaagcacagcgttcgcattctgcgtttacaaaaactcgctgttagcgctgtgttagtacatctgggcTTGAGTACTTTTGTAACTTGTGTTAACACCTTAGATACAAATACAGCACCTGATCAAGCACACTTTGCTGCTCCTCGGGGGCATAAACTGGACGTGTCAGCATGGGGTGTGTCTGGAAGGACTGATCGTCCCTTTGGATTATTAaataaactagatgcaccgcatagcggtacacaatatgaccgccgctcagttctgcacattctctccaacgtattacgcttgtcaactttcctgtatctccgatttgtgcaatatactgtatgtatatatctcctactcttgcagctcatgtgtatatgagtgtgtgcatgtgtgagtttgcttgtataaagatgtgtgtgtgtgtgtgtgtgtgtgtgtgtgtgtgtgtgtgtgtgtgtgaatctgttgatgtgtgtgtgcgaacttagttactttttaaactaagccccctgccggctcaacataaaaatggcaatcggttttgccaatagcctactcactattggaatttaacagttacgccattttaacagtaacgtcaacaatatatggaagacatcacaacctgcaaaaagtaatttcagggaggtatctaaaaaatactttaacctactgagatactgaaagaCAGATGAATAGCCcctgtttgttcaataatgtctagtcagtataccaaataagagaggcctatagatagaaactgtggtaataaaatatgaagattttggtagtttgggcttttcgtgtatccttctactgtagccatttacccatctactataggcctgaataatatgccaatgaaattacacttgttaaactcacctcaataaatattttgcaatcatttaatccaccatgggcaatgctaaagttactgttacaaaccagcagcagagttggcggtccaacggcggtacccaccagtggcccgctggagttttgctcatcggtTCTCTGGCGGTCTACCGGCagctcagaagcggctccagataaagggccacccttttgccgcttactacccaccagcttctaattggccttatttatggccataataatgaaaatgatgtactaaaatagcaataatacattataacactttccatttgccctcaatcagaacaatttacaattatttacagggcttaccaaagttaccaaatctactaaggtgaagacagtgcctgctgatgtaaatgtattctgtaatttaataatccaatataaaaacatttatcctcagcaactatcacacagactcaccacacatagtattaggttcaatacattttgtttatttatttattttacatgcttttgtttatttattttacatgcttaaacaatttattaaaattatgtttaataatgatatacatatgcaacacactcttcagatgtaaggacttaaaagccacctttcctgctgcaccagtctaattaatttggagcgccagggacctcctcaaagcccggcGCAGCATCCTCTTAACAGCATCTTTGGTGGTTTTCCCTCCCAAAATAGCAAGTATGTTCACCTGAAATGCAAAGACCAAAATTACAATGGCATAACTTCCAGTCAAACATCTTAGCTGTTTTCAGCTTAAGCTGTTTTGCTATTTCATGCACAACCATCAAATACCCCCCCCAGCAAAATCACGTTGAAAAgtcgttgaaaagacgtctTGTCAAGTCGTCGAAACAACGGCCCAGTTTGGTTTAAAAGTGAAAGGTTAGATGACGTCTTTTCATGGTTGTTGAAAAGACGTCTATGGAAAGACGCCTTTTCAACGTTTAAATTTGGTTGAAACCACGTCTTGTTTAGGTGCTGCCATGGACCTACTTTCAACCAGAATTTTGCTgttatatattaatttataagcctatattatcctattataggcttttaaataatgtgcattaagcacttactaactttaccattacccatactattgctgttaaaataagcctatattatcctattataggcttttaaaatgtgcattaagcattttcatttacCAACTTAACCATCTAGATGATAAATACATaatctaataggcctacattacaatagcaagctaggcgtaaacaaacagtcaaacaaacgttatccatttcattgtaattttatttaattcttgAAGTCTCCGCCACCGGACCGTCCAGGTTCATCATGTTTAAGATGATCTGCCTCAGCTCTCCCGATGTCACGGTCAGCCTTGTTGCTCCATTTTTcaccgcagctgaaatgacaggaaacattttcattaacagtgtttcccatacattgagtAATCTGTGGCGGGCCGCCACGAA from Sardina pilchardus chromosome 1, fSarPil1.1, whole genome shotgun sequence includes:
- the LOC134086212 gene encoding NACHT, LRR and PYD domains-containing protein 12-like translates to MANVTAQPGGMESTPALSGGAALPQQGAVTADLKEVLRKTLGDLTDADFKTFKHRLRDQGKFAWGKLEKADRNETVDLLVQTYPMGAGGVMVTVLQKMNQNQLAMDLERDLAKSVFQQCSASLTEGGLGAAKSKLKKKLKKQLRTKFSAVHQDNKLQKKNLDDIYTDLYIVEGCTGGVNTTHEVSTVNMREIGRSSSLDKHVQWENMFTDRKTTNLLTLGIAGVGKTVAMQKFVMDWTEGKTNTDVDFVFVLLFRELNFLRKNYTFLELLLEFYTELTDLRDILQFTECNIIFVLDGLDESRLTLKFEECISELDKKSSVDILMASLIKGKVLNSAHIWVTTRPAAASLIPDECFNTVTEVRGFNDDQKDQFFHKNIDNPEKADELILHIKKNKSLHIMCHIPVFCRIIASVVDEILADQSKEKKGKTLTETYTQYCVSHMKRMNDKHLDKNKMMSEKKKGQFLIKLGKLAFNHLEKGTLIFYEKDFQDCGIDVKSGAVQAGVCTEIFKEEYAVAEQKIFSFVHLSVQEFLAALYVLHKNATCYLRNRIPDTWRKTDHWLYSPSRFDLYQIAVDKALQSQNGHLDLFVRFLLGLAPMLEPQIRFPLNKLLPQLAIRETSIENTVQYIKEVIKRDYPPERTINLFHCLNELGDNSLVEEINGYINSADENKNLTPAQCSALAYLLLMSATDMEEFDLKKFLRSEEGLHRMLPVVMVSRRVWLNQCQLTKASGKLLASVLQRTPSHLRELDMSDNDLQDKGVDPLFEALGDPQCKLEILRLAGCKLTEESCKAVASALQSLVSLTELDLSHNDLKDSGVQLLSIGLSSPHCKLQTLRLAGCKLTGKSCKAVASALQSLVSLTQLDLSDNDLKDSGVQLLSTGLSNTHCKLQTLRLSGCLITHEGCSFLSSAFKSNPSYLKQLDLSYNHPGDSGVRELTDRLDDPNCKLETFRYDHGGECRIIPGPRKYACELTLDPNTACDVLSLSEGNRKVTGVSEWQPYPDHPERFDSHIQVLCREGLTGRCYWEAELSGDKTNIAVAYKSIQRKGESDDRAFGFNAKSWKLQFSDNCYSAWHNSKWTAIPAPYSSRVGVYLDWPAGTLSFYSVSSNTLTHLHTLHSTFTEPLYPGFALWPDSSVSLCQIT